In Ailuropoda melanoleuca isolate Jingjing chromosome 4, ASM200744v2, whole genome shotgun sequence, the following proteins share a genomic window:
- the LYG1 gene encoding lysozyme g-like protein 1: MSVLWLLLGLLALTDSSESSNWGCYGNIRNFETPGASCGIGKRHGLNYCGVRASERLAEIDMPYLLRYQPVIRTVGQKYCVDPAVIAGVLSRESHGGNVMANVGNMGDGIGVVQDPGLYAPTSWISESQVSQITEVLTVRIKEIQRRFPTWTSDQYLRGGLCAYAGAPGYIRSSQDLSCDFCNDVLARAKYFRRHGF, encoded by the exons ATTCATCTGAAAGCAGCAATTGGGGATGCTATGGAAACATCCGAAACTTTGAGACCCCTGGGGCGTCTTGTGGGATTGGAAAGCGTCATGGCCTGAACTATTGTG GAGTTCGTGCTTCTGAAAGGCTGGCTGAAATAGACATGCCGTACCTCCTGAGATATCAGCCCGTGATTCGTACTGTCGGCCAAAAGTACTGTGTGGACCCTGCAGTGATTGCTGGTGTCTTGTCCAGGGAGTCTCATGGTGGCAACGTTATGGCCAATGTGGGCAACATGGGTGATGGCATCGGGGTTGTGCAG GACCCTGGTCTTTATGCTCCCACATCCTGGATCAGCGAGTCCCAGGTTTCTCAAATAACCGAGGTCCTGACTGTTAGGATCAAAGAAATCCAGAGGAGGTTTCCAACCTGGACCTCTGACCAGTACCTGAGAG GCGGACTGTGTGCCTATGCTGGAGCTCCCGGCTACATCCGAAGCAGCCAGGACCTGAGTTGTGACTTCTGCAATGATGTCCTTGCACGAGCCAAATACTTCAGGAGACATGGCTTCTAA